A single window of Amphiura filiformis chromosome 17, Afil_fr2py, whole genome shotgun sequence DNA harbors:
- the LOC140136768 gene encoding uncharacterized protein codes for MALNARQKMFFFVGLNIALYGLCLIVLGAWHLDYTPHGAAGVSMWCGIILIMCGVGDVIISIDCDDKDYIGGFSIGAILANMIAVFVGIAVIGFSTWAAWDDLDIGIIYGVTESAIEIYVTVVLLGAFSMILALVALMFDCCCNGSGLTIYDDSYPERGYPAPAGVYPYPPQYR; via the exons ATGGCGTTGAATGCACGACAAAAGATGTTCTTCTTCGTGGGGTTAAACATCGCACTGTATGGGTTGTGTCTTATTGTTCTTGGTGCTTGGCATCTCGACTATACCCCACACGGCGCTGCTGGTGTATCCATGTGGTGTGGGATCATT TTGATCATGTGTGGAGTTGGTGACGTAATCATTTCCATTGATTGTGATGACAAAGACTACATTGGAGGT TTTTCCATCGGCGCCATATTGGCAAATATGATCGCCGTATTTGTCGGTATCGCTGTTATCGGCTTTTCCACCTGGGCAGCTTGGGATGATCTTGACATCGGAATCATATACGGAGTTACTGAGTCAGCTATTGAAATCTATGTCACCGTGGTTCTTCTTGGCGCCTTTTCCATGATTCTTGCGCTAGTTGCCCTCATGTTTGATTGCTGTTGTAATGGTAGTGGACTGACGATTTATGAT GATTCATATCCAGAACGTGGATACCCCGCACCTGCAGGAGTTTATCCATACCCACCACAATATCGTTAA